One Bos taurus isolate L1 Dominette 01449 registration number 42190680 breed Hereford chromosome 3, ARS-UCD2.0, whole genome shotgun sequence DNA window includes the following coding sequences:
- the RXFP4 gene encoding relaxin-3 receptor 2 (The RefSeq protein has 3 substitutions compared to this genomic sequence): protein MPTPNTSAPLPAFWVNASGGSVLSAADATMPVGFLALRVSVALAYGLVGAVGLLGNSAVLWVLGNCAQRAPCPPSDTFVFNLALADLGLALTLPFWAAESALDFHWPFGGALCKMVLTATVLNIYASIFLITALSVARYWVVAMAAGPGTHLSLFWARVATLAMWVAASLVTVPTAVFGAEGEVSGVRLCLLRFPSRYWLGAYQLQRVVLAFMVPLSIITTSYLLLLAFLRRRRRRWRDSRGVAHSIRILLASFFLCWFPNHVVTLWGVLVKFDLVPWDSTFYTVHTYVFPVTTCLAHTNSCLNPVLYCLLRQEPRQALADTFRDLRARLWPQGRGWVEQVALKEMGRRWTESTPQEGGLSTMLTNLDKGNPG, encoded by the coding sequence ATGCCCACGCCCAACACCTCTGCCCCCCTGCCCGCTTTCTGGGTCAACGCTTCTGGAGGCAGCGTGCTGAGTGCTGCTGATGCCACGATGCCTGTTGGATTCCTAGCCCTGAGGGTCTCGGTTGCCCTGGCCTATGGGCTTGTGGGGGCTGTCGGCTTGCTGGGAAATTCGGCCGTGCTGTGGGTGCTGGGTAACTGTGCTCAGCGAGCCCCTTGCCCACCTTCTGACACTTTCGTCTTCAACCTGGCTCTGGCAGACCTGGGGCTGGCACTCACCCTCCCCTTCTGGGCAGCCGAGTCGGCACTGGACTTCCACTGGCCCTTCGGAGGTGCCCTCTGCAAGATGGTCCTAACGGCCACCGTCCTCAACATCTACGCCAGCATCTTCCTCATCACAGCGTTGAGTGTCGCCCGGTACTGGGTGGTGGCCATGGCTGCAGGGCCAGGCACCCACCTCTCGCTCTTCTGGGCCCGTGTAGCCACCCTGGCCATGTGGGTGGCAGCTTCTCTGGTGACGGTGCCCACAGCTGTCTTTGGGGCCGAGGGCGAGGTGAGTGGCGTGCGCCTGTGCCTGCTGCGTTTCCCCAGCAGGTATTGGCTGGGGGCCTACCAGCTGCAGAGGGTGGTCCTGGCCTTTATGGTGCCACTGAGCATCATCACCACCagctacctgctgctgctggccTTCCtaaggcggcggcggcggcgatgGCGGGACAGCAGGGGCGTGGCCCACTCCATCCACATCCTTCTGGCCTCCTTCTTCCTCTGCTGGTTCCCCAACCATGTGGTCACGCTCTGGGGTGTCCTGGTGAAGTTTGACCTGGTGCCCTGGGACAGCACTTTCTACACCGTCCACACCTATGTCTTTCCCGTCACCACCTGCCTGGCGCACACCAACAGCTGCCTCAACCCCGTGCTGTACTGCCTTCTCAGGCAGGAGCCCCGGCGGGCCCTGGCAGACACCTTCAGGGACCTGTGAGCAAGGCTGTGGCCCCAGGGTCGGGGCTGGGTGGAACAGGTGGCCCTAAAGGAAATGGGCAGGCGGTGGACGGAGAGCACCCCTCAGGAGGGTGGCCTTTCTACCATGCTCACCAACCTGGACAAAGGGAACCCTGGGTGA